The Rhizobium rhizogenes sequence GCGTGCGCTTCGACCGCGATGCCGAGGGAAAGCCCGTCTTCGGGCTGGAAGCGGCCCATAACCGCCGGCGCATACTGCATGCGGAAGGCGATGGCTCTGGTGCGGCCATCGTCAGGGCTCTCGCCGCCGCCGTTCTTCGCACGCCGTCCATTACGGTTCTGGAAGGCACGGAGGTACGCCGCCTGCTGACGGAAGACGGCGCGATCACCGGCCTCGTCTGCATCGGCCCCAAGGGCGGCTTCACCCTGCCGGCCACACAGGTGGTTCTGGCCACCGGCGGTCTTGGCGGGCTTTACGAGGCAACGACCAATCCATCCGGCAATTATGGACAGGGCATCATGCTCGCCGCGCGCGCCGGTGCCGTCCTTGCCGACATGGAATTCGTCCAGTTTCACCCGACGGCGCTTTCCTCGCCCAGACGGCCGCTGGCGCTGGTCAGCGAGGCGGTGCGGGGCGAAGGCGCGCTGCTTCTCAACGAAAACGGCGAGCGTTTCATGGCAGCCGTCCCGGGCGCGGAGCTTGCGTCGCGCGATATTGTCGCCCGCGCCATCGACCGCGAAATCCTGCGCGGCGGCGCGGTCTTCCTCGATGCCCGCAAGGCGCTCGGCCCCGGCTTTTCCAGCCGTTTCCCCTCGATAGACCTGCTCTGCCGCGAGGCCGGAATAGACCCCGCCCGGGAACTCGTGCCGGTTCGCCCCGCCGTGCATTACCATATGGGTGGCGTCGCCACGGATGGCAGAGGCCGAAGTTCGGTGCCGGGCCTCTGGGTTGCCGGCGAAACCGCCTGCACGGGTCTTCACGGTGCCAACCGGCTTGCCAGCAACTCCCTGCTGGAAGCGGCCGCGCTGGGCATGCGCGCCGCGCAGGATATCGCCGGCAGACAGCCACCCACCACAAGACCGGCAGCTGCGGCGTCGCGCACAGCCCCCGGTTTCGTGGCCGCCGATCCTGCCATCATCCGCCCCATCGTTTCCCGCCATCTCGGCATTTCGAGACATGCCGCAGGGTTGAGCGAAGCGATCCGGGATCTGCTGCCGTTTGCCGAACAGGAAGGCCCGGCATCCGATCCCGCCCTTGTCGGCCTCGCCATCGCCGTCTTCGCATTCCTGCGCACGGAATCACGCGGTGCGCATTTCCGCGACGATTTTCCCGGAAAGAACGCAGCAGCCTCACGGCGCAGGCTGGGCCTGACCGAAGTGATCGCCATTGCCCATGACCTGTCCTCATCCAGCCTTTCCCCTTCCAGCATTGCGCGGAGCGCCTGACATGACCCCTGCCCCCCTGCCACACCTCGTCATCGAACCGCTCGTGCGCAACGCGCTTCTGGAAGATCTGGGACTTGCGGGCGACATCACCTCCGCCGCCGTCATCCCCGCCGACCATCGCTCAGTCGTCGTCATGGCGGCGCGGGAACCGGGTATCATCGCCGGTCTCGATGCCGCGGAACTTGCCTTCCGGCTGGTGGACCCGGCAATCGTCATGAAACGGCATGTGCAGGATGGCGCCGCCGTGGCGCCCGGCGATATCATCGCAACGATCGAAGGTCCCTCGCGCGGGCTTCTGACAGGGGAGCGAACGGCGCTGAATTTCCTCGGCCACCTGTCGGGCATCGCCTCCGTCACCGCCAGAATCGTTGCAGCCATCGCCGGTACCGAAGCCTCGGTCGCCTGCACCCGCAAGACGACACCCGGCCTCAGGGCGCTGGAAAAATATGCCGTGCGCGCCGGCGGCGGCATGAACCATCGTTTCGCGCTTTACGATGCGGTTCTCATCAAGGACAACCATATAGCCGTGGCCGGCGGCGTGCGTGAAGCCATCCGCCGCGCAAGGCAGGGCGTGGGCCATCTCGTCAAGATCGAGGTGGAGGTCGATACGCTCACTCAATTGCGCGAGGCCATGGACGAAGGTGTGGACGCGGTTCTTCTCGACAACATGACACCGGAACAGTTGCGCGAGGCGGTAGGAATCGTTGCGGGCCGTGCCATCACCGAAGCTTCCGGCCGCATCAATCCGCAGACGGCGGCGGCCATCGCCGCAAGCGGTGTCGATCTCATCTCCGTCGGCTGGCTGACCCACAGCGCGCCGGTTCTGGATATCGGACTGGATTTTCAGAGCCAGCGCTAAAGAATAGAAGGCCCGGCCCACCCGCACGGAACCAATCGCCCGCATCTTCGTTATCAACCCGCCTGGGGTCTATTCAAGGCGGGGGGATCAGTGCGCGCAAAAGCCTGTCCATATGCCTTTGACCTCTCTCACAAAGGAAAGGCCTGTTATGGAAGACGCACAAGTTGGCTGGATTGCAGCAATCATCATCGGCGGCGTAGCCGGTTGGCTCGCCGAACAGTTCATGAAAAGCAATATGGGTGTTTTCATGAACATCATCCTCGGTATAGTCGGCGCCATCGTCGCCAATTTCCTTCTGGGGCTCGTGGGCATCTCGCTCGGAGGCTGGATTGGCTATCTCATCGCCGGTTTCATCGGAGCCTGCATTCTCATCGCCGTAGGGCGTGCATTTCGCCGATAAGGAGAGGACACAATGAGCTTTTTCGACAAGATCAAAAACGCGATTTTCGGCAAGGCCGAGGCCGCTCCGCAGACTTCTGCTCCGGCCGGGACACCGACGACCACCGCAAGCCCGGCCGCACCGGCCGAACCCGCAGCACCTGCTCCGACAGCCGGCGCCGCACCATCCGCCGGCAGCGTCGACGTCGCCTCCATTCTGGATGCGGCTGTCAAGAAGAACGGCCAGAAGCTCGACTGGAAACATTCGATCGTCGACCTTCTGAAAGCGCTCGATCTCGACAGCAGCCTCAATGCCAGAAAGGAACTGGCGGGCGAGCTCGGCTATACCGGCGACACCTCGGATTCGGCGACCATGAACATCTGGCTGCACAAGGCCGTCATCAAGAAGCTGTCGGAAAATGGCGGCAAGGTTCCAGCCGAACTGCTGCATTGACCATCGGACCGGGAGAGCCGCAATGGACGACTATTCGAGCTTGAGAGAACAGATCGGACAGGATCTCGACACCCTGCAGGGCACCGAGAATCCGAAGTCGATTTTCGAGATTGCCGACGACTATCTTCTGGGAAATCCAAATCTCAAGAGAGCCATCGTCGAAGACATCATCAAGGAAGAAGCGGACAGGCGCGGCATCGCGATCCACTGAACCGCCCTCGTGAGCGCGGTAACTTTATCAAGGGGCGGCGTCTGGTTCTGACGCCGCCCCTTGATTGTCTGAAGCCCTATTTTTCCAGCTTTGCTTCAGCCTTTCTGGCATTTTCCTCCATCAGCTCATACCACATGGCGTTCATGACGGCGAAGATGGCGGCGAGAGGCAGGCCGAGCAGCCAGGCGAAATACCACATGTCGATCTCCTTCTATCGATGTCCTGTTTTTTCGGACGCAGGTGCGGACGAAAAACCGCGTCCTGCTCTTTTGCAGTTGCTTCAGTATGCATGACCGCTGTCGTCGCGGATCGCCTTTTCATCCACCTTGCCCCACAGCACGCGATAGACCCACGAGGTATAGGCAACAATGATGGGGACGAAGATGAGGGCGACGACCAGCATGATGAACAGCGTCATATGGCTGGACGAGGCATCCCACACCGTCAGGCTCGACTTCGGATCGACCGAGGACGGCAGGATGAAGGGAAACATCGAAAGCCCGACGGTGGCGATGATGCCGAAAATGGCGAGCGAGCTGGACAGCAGCGCCAGCACCTCCCGGCGAGCCCTGAACAACAGGAGGGCGACGAGCGGGAAGGCAAGACCAAGCGCCGGCGCCAGCATCATCCACGGATGCGCGGCATAATTCGAGAACCAGACGCCGGTTGCGACTTCGACCGTTTTCGACAAGGGATTGGACGGCCCGTCGGTGACGATTTCCGAGGTGAAACGATAACCATCGACGCCGAGCCACAGCAGGATGCCCCCCAGCGCGAAGAGAAGGGTGGTGGCAAGTGCCGCAATGCTGCCGAAGTTGCGGGCGCGGGCGGCCACGGGGCCTTCGGTTTTAAGCACCAGCCAGGCCGCACCGTGCATCACCAGCATGGCAACGGAAACGAGGCCGCACAGAAGGGCATAGGGATTGAGAAGCTCGAACAGCGTCGTGCCGTCATAGAAAATCCTGAGGTCGTCGTTGAAGTAGAAGGGGACGCCCTGCAGCACATTGCCGATCGCCACGCCGAAAATCAGCGCCGGCACGAAGCCGCCAACGAACAGGGCCCAGTCCCAGCCGCTGCGCCATGCCGCACTTTCACGCTTGGAACGGTATTTGAAACCGACCGGCCGCAGGATCAGCGCGAACATGATCGCCGCCATCGCCAGGTAGAATCCTGAGAACGACACGGCATAGAGCGGCGGCCAGGCGGCAAAGATCGCACCGGCACCAAGGATGAGCCAGACCTGGTTGCCCTCCCAGACCGGGCCGACCGCATTGATGACGACACGCCGCTCTATGTCGGTCTTTGCCACGAAAGGCAGCAGCGCACCCGTGCCGAGATCGAAACCGCCGGTAATGGCAAAACCGATGAGCAGAACGCCAAGCAGCAGCCACCAGATGATGCGGAGGATTTCATAGTCGATGAGTTGG is a genomic window containing:
- the cydX gene encoding cytochrome bd-I oxidase subunit CydX; protein product: MWYFAWLLGLPLAAIFAVMNAMWYELMEENARKAEAKLEK
- a CDS encoding DUF3597 domain-containing protein, which translates into the protein MSFFDKIKNAIFGKAEAAPQTSAPAGTPTTTASPAAPAEPAAPAPTAGAAPSAGSVDVASILDAAVKKNGQKLDWKHSIVDLLKALDLDSSLNARKELAGELGYTGDTSDSATMNIWLHKAVIKKLSENGGKVPAELLH
- the cydB gene encoding cytochrome d ubiquinol oxidase subunit II, producing the protein MILHQLIDYEILRIIWWLLLGVLLIGFAITGGFDLGTGALLPFVAKTDIERRVVINAVGPVWEGNQVWLILGAGAIFAAWPPLYAVSFSGFYLAMAAIMFALILRPVGFKYRSKRESAAWRSGWDWALFVGGFVPALIFGVAIGNVLQGVPFYFNDDLRIFYDGTTLFELLNPYALLCGLVSVAMLVMHGAAWLVLKTEGPVAARARNFGSIAALATTLLFALGGILLWLGVDGYRFTSEIVTDGPSNPLSKTVEVATGVWFSNYAAHPWMMLAPALGLAFPLVALLLFRARREVLALLSSSLAIFGIIATVGLSMFPFILPSSVDPKSSLTVWDASSSHMTLFIMLVVALIFVPIIVAYTSWVYRVLWGKVDEKAIRDDSGHAY
- the nadC gene encoding carboxylating nicotinate-nucleotide diphosphorylase; translated protein: MTPAPLPHLVIEPLVRNALLEDLGLAGDITSAAVIPADHRSVVVMAAREPGIIAGLDAAELAFRLVDPAIVMKRHVQDGAAVAPGDIIATIEGPSRGLLTGERTALNFLGHLSGIASVTARIVAAIAGTEASVACTRKTTPGLRALEKYAVRAGGGMNHRFALYDAVLIKDNHIAVAGGVREAIRRARQGVGHLVKIEVEVDTLTQLREAMDEGVDAVLLDNMTPEQLREAVGIVAGRAITEASGRINPQTAAAIAASGVDLISVGWLTHSAPVLDIGLDFQSQR
- a CDS encoding GlsB/YeaQ/YmgE family stress response membrane protein, with the translated sequence MEDAQVGWIAAIIIGGVAGWLAEQFMKSNMGVFMNIILGIVGAIVANFLLGLVGISLGGWIGYLIAGFIGACILIAVGRAFRR
- a CDS encoding L-aspartate oxidase, whose product is MSERLPPPQDWTAIVGSGIAGLMAALALAPQPVLLLTRGALGGETSSAWAQGGIAASLGPDDSVALHLADTLAAGDGLCDAEMAADIVSAAPAVIDALERAGVRFDRDAEGKPVFGLEAAHNRRRILHAEGDGSGAAIVRALAAAVLRTPSITVLEGTEVRRLLTEDGAITGLVCIGPKGGFTLPATQVVLATGGLGGLYEATTNPSGNYGQGIMLAARAGAVLADMEFVQFHPTALSSPRRPLALVSEAVRGEGALLLNENGERFMAAVPGAELASRDIVARAIDREILRGGAVFLDARKALGPGFSSRFPSIDLLCREAGIDPARELVPVRPAVHYHMGGVATDGRGRSSVPGLWVAGETACTGLHGANRLASNSLLEAAALGMRAAQDIAGRQPPTTRPAAAASRTAPGFVAADPAIIRPIVSRHLGISRHAAGLSEAIRDLLPFAEQEGPASDPALVGLAIAVFAFLRTESRGAHFRDDFPGKNAAASRRRLGLTEVIAIAHDLSSSSLSPSSIARSA